The DNA window TTTTTGCAGTCCAAGAAGTCAAAACGTCGACTCAGACAACCAGGTATAGTCCCAGCGGCTTATGCAAAAGTGATGAAGAAGCTTAGCTTTTGCAATTGAATCAAACCTCCTCTACGGCTACAGCTAGGTCTTCCTTGAAAGGTGTTTTCATCTAATTACTGTTACCACCTACCTTCGCTTTCTAAAAATTGCAAGACATGCCTTTTCATAGGACCTTGCCATACCAGTTCAGTCGAGTCTTTCTAATTCAATTGATAATGGATTCTTTCGGTGAAATCTGATGTTGGGGATCGGCAACGGTGATGGTTTATGCCAATTCATGCCTGATGAATTTCTTTTGTTGATCCACCCGACTCTCCTAAACAAAACTACATATTTGCTTGcatttattttcttataaattggaaGTCATTTGCTATATTCATGCAATGATACATAACAGCAGCTGTATATGAAAGCGTAGCATGTGAGGTGTTTCTGTTTACTCCAAATTACTTGTCGTCTACACTCAATTGGAGTAATTTTCCTCGCATGCATGACACCATTGATAAAATGAGACTCACATTTTTGTAAAATTTGCACCATTTGTTGGGGATCCAAAGCTAAAATTTGTTACTATCACAAGGAAATATTTCAGGTGGAACATAAAAAAAAACCCAAGTGGTTAACCTCGTATGATATCTCTAACATTGAGTGTTGTGTCATATGAGGAGAATGCATCTATGCCAATGGTCTAGTGCGAGTGTCATCTAATTTTACCTTGGTGACCAAATGAGGGTtgcttaattatatatatatatatttcaaatattgcATTTTCTTATTTTCCTAAATAAATAAACGACAGGATCTTCAAATtttccaaatataatatcatgttattttcAAGTATCAATtacttgaaaaacattttaattttatttcttcCCTCAAATGGAACAAACatgtatatttttaagtttttttcaaacttgttttattttttctgAGCTGGATcttcttttattatttataaagaTTTAAGACAAAAGTTTgcatgagacggtttcacgggtcgtattttgtgagacatatatcttatttgggtcatccatgaaactgtattactttttatgctaagcatattattttttattttgaatattaatatAGTTGAtctatctcacagataaagattcgtgagccTCTCACAAAAACATACTTAAGATTTAATCGTGTCAAATTCTTACTATGTAAagctttcaaaattttatacagaaaatataatatataacgAACATAGTAGTTAGGAAAAAAACACTAGTATTATATATCTTTGAACACGCTCGAGAGTATCCGGAGATTGAAGGCCCGACAATTTGAATCAAATCAAAACATGAACGATAACATCAAGATTTGACTTGAAACAAAGTGGATTTGAATCAAATCAAAACCTAACGATAACATCAAGATTTGACTAGAAACAAATTTGAGAAGTAAAGCTAACTACCGAAATTTTAGAGTGGATCAAGATTTTcgtttcaatatatatatacatacagaTTTTTTATTTGAGTTAAAATGGCGATTTCCCATCTGAATGGTTTCTAATCAGGTTATGTTACAACGTaaaagaaatggaaataatctatcaaaaaaagaaaagaaaaggaaataaCAATTACAAATGGTAGAGAATATCAGTGAAGTAATAATACATTCCCAAATATCAAATTTCAGTGCCCAGTCCAATCATCAATTATGGGTGAAACACACAGCGAATGTGAGAAGAAAAGTATGTACTTCGAAATCTCGAAGGAAAAGATGCATCAAATTCCTGTATTACTTGTTCCCCCTGAAATACATATATACTTTctgcaaaaaaacaaaaacacaaggcaaaaattttaatttagcaagTTAATTTTCCAATAAATCAAGGTTAATGTTATTTCCACAAATTTCTAAAAAGATCtataaagaaaatataaaaaataaattttatatgacCAGGCCTGACCTTCTACTCgtataagaaaaaaatatctCGCCCGAATATAAATCCGCTCTTGTTATCAGGCCTATTTTGACGGAACTGATTTGCATGTCTAAGCTCAAAGTATAGATTCTGTTAAAATGCAGTGATGGATCGTCTTACCTGGACTACCCACAAGCTCAGTAAAGATTCTATGCAAAACAGCGCGAACCCAACAAGGAAAAATATCTGCAACAAAACTAGGCAAATCACATTCATGACAGTAATAAATATGTATATTGCGCAATCTTAGGAAACAACTGAGGCTACAAGTCCATATAAACTTTCAAAAATGATCTATCTGAGTTCTTCTGGAAACTGTTCCGACAGTTCATTTCCTGTCCTTGAtagaatatttatatctataCTGTTTTCCAAATATTAAGAAGCTATAGTTCAAATCAATGATTCTGTAACTTGGATTGCATCCATGATAGTAAAATACAGAATTTGTAGGCCATTCTTTACCATGCTGGAGGATATACGATACGTGTAAGATTTTGACTGGCTTTGCCAGTAAATATGTAAAGAACAGATTTCCAAAAACAAGCAGAAATCTTCATAGTCATCCACAAAGAGACTAAACAACAAAAATTTTGAGGACAACGCATTGGATAGTTAAAAATGGGTGTGAGGCTACAGAGAGTCAGCGATGTGCGCAGCACATGCAAGAACAAACACAAAGACATACCCCAGCCAACACATGGTCAGAGAAAACATCAATTGCAGCAAGGATGCCCCTGATTAGCAAGAAAAGAAAGTAAAATGTCAGAACAACCAATCAGATGAACAGAGTAGATTTTTGCACCCCTTTGGCCCGTATCATAGCTAACCATTCAGCAAACGGCATACAGTCAAGAAAGCAAAAATCAACTCCTCAGAATACAGCAATTTAAATCATTCCATGGGGAATTGATCAAGGAAAAGAAGTCAAATATCTCTGGTTACAAGGGAAGAAAAACTAATCTTACGTCAGTGATTTCCCACGAAAAACAACAGGAGGTGCAATTGCCGCAAAGATGCAGAAAGCAATGTGGAGCTGCAGCGAAATATaatcaaagatatcaaaataACTAAGCATTTATTGGAACTTGTTAACTATTCAAGGTGGCAAAAAGGCATACCAGATAGAACAAGAAAAACCAGCCAAATTTTAGAGCACTATCAGTCCTGAAAATCAGAATTGCATATACAGAAACAGTTATGATTTCCAAGCTCTGAAGGGTCTCAAAAAGGATAATAAGGACACTTCAAATACCTCATTGCCCGATACAGTGGCCTGTACCATAAGACGTATGAAAGTGGGCATCCCATCAAGGCATATATCATTGCAAGGAAAAAGATCTTGACACCTACAGAAAGAAACTACATTTAAGCACTTTACATTACTAGAAACCTATACACAACTAGATGCACGAAAAGATAACGAATTTAAGCTTGCaaacaaaaataaagaaaataaacttacCACCACCCTGTACCCAACAAACAATGACAGCAAGGACATTGAACGAAAGGCAAAGGACGATACCTGTAATAGAAAACAACAATACGAAGAATAAACAATAAATTTTGCAAAATGTTCAACCAACCAAAATCACAGTCCTACAAAGTAGAGCCATATGAATCAAGATACGTAGAAATTACTTTAACCACCGGTCGTCATGTCCTCAAAACAATAAGAAACAAAATGGAAACAAGGAAATCAATCCAGCAAATGAAGTGTTTACCATACTTTAAATAGACATGTTAAAACATAACTACGCCTTTTCACGTCATACTACACAAAAGAATGGGAGTAACAAATTGATAGCAATTCTACGGAGCGTAGATGATGGATAATCAAGAAATTTTGCAGTAAGTCATTCTTCAAACCACAACCCACCAAAGAACATAAAagctattttatatatatatatatatatatatagagagagagagagagagagagatcaaTTATGCACGTACAAAGCTTCCATAACAAATGCTCTTCATGAAAGTACAAACTTATATTTGGAAAAAGCTAAGTTGTCTCACACAATTAGATATAAATTAAAACTATTACAGAtgtacaaaataaaaattgaagcAATATATTCACACACCTAACCAACTTGCAAAAGCCAGATACTGCAACCTCTGAGCATGAACTGGTATTTCCTTGGATATATCATGGTGTATGATGGGAAAAAATGGAGGCCAATTTTTATCATCCACTGTGACACCAGCTGAATCAAAGGATAGTTTGTTGAATTAGAGCACAGGAGGAAGAAAATGAATATTATAAAAGCAATTACTAGCCTCACAGCTTACCACTGGAAACAGCATCTTCCCTGCGTTTAATATCCTGCAGCCCAATGACATTGATTACAATGCAAATGTATAAGACTCCAAGGCACAACAAGATAAAGAGGAACGAGTAAAAAGGTACATCAATTAGGAAATCAACCCAATGCTTCTCATATTTAAATATCATCAAACATTAGAATAGCACTAAGCTACTTAAGTGTCTTGAAGTATACAATGGTCCAATAGGATTACCTGCTTTAcaaaatttaaatgtttaacaAGCATAAACCTAGAGGAATGTGTTAGAAAATTACTCAAGCCTAAAACAGAAACCAACCCTTTCTCTCCTGTTCAAATCTGCTTCCCAAGAGGCGAGTTCTTTTTCCTTGCTCTTCGAGTTCTGCAAAGTCATGCAACACGATTTAAATTTGTTGAATATTAGATACTATGGTAGAACCTCGGTACTGCTTATCAAAATTACATTCATGGTATCCAATGGTATGTCCACAGTAGCATCGTGTTTCTGGCCGAAACCCAGGGTACTGGCAACCGCCTTAGGGATGCGTGATTTTGACGCTGCAGCTGCGCCGCCATTCTGCAACACcacgaaaaataaaaaatccctCCAGTTAATCCAAGATCAAATCCAGCGACAAAACAGCTCCATATGTCGCCGATCTACGAAGATGAGCCACAAATTTTACCCGAAATAACACAATCAACCCACACCGCTCAACAAAAACCCTACAAGATCGCAGAAACGAAAAACTAACTCCAAAAATAGGCGGATCTAAAAAAAACAGAGGAAGCGGTTACCGAGAATGGGTTGACTTCAGGTTCTTCCTCATCAAACGGATTCGGATCGTTTCTACGATTCATCACCGACTATTACGCAGCACCAAAATCGAATCCAAATCcaaaaatagtaaaaatttatgtttcAGCTATACATACAGGACGTGAATGTATAGATAGATAGGAGTGGGGAAGTGAGTAGTCTAGCACTTGCTTTATGCTACCTTTGAAACAACGCAACAAGCGGGGTTAAGCAATGGAATTCGAATTTGGGGATTGCCACTGTGGGTCGATGAAATTACGAAGAATACCCTCTGACCTACGGGGTCTGCTGACGTGGAAATATTTTATTGGTTGGATGATAGTTAGTTAAGGTTTGGTTataaatttcagttttattttaattattttctatcccttttctttttcttttttttttcccttcaaaaaattagttttcttaaatattatattttttacattGCTAACAATTTTACTATCCAAATATTGTTTCTATATTTACAAggtttataaattatattttttgaacatttcaccaattgttttaaatattatattaaagttattatttacatttttatacaatttcaaattaaatatttatagataatgaaATAAGAGGAATATCCATATTCAAATTAACCGATTTTAGTTAATTCAGTAATATTTGATTATCATATATAATTTGGTCAGTtccattattaaaaaaattgattcgATAAAGTTCGGTAGATAAATGAACCGACCGAATGTTCACTCCTACCATAAGTTTAATACCCCAATCATACATCAAataattcatatctgaatatatatgtaatatTAATGATGATAGTAATAATATAACAAAATGACGGTAATTAAATTTaagattattatattaattttaaggTATTTTAAATTCAACCCGATGATTTTTTTCGGTTTACACGTTCCTTTCAAGAATTTATAGATTACGTATAGGTAACCTTCCTTGTATTTAAAGGTAGGTTTATTGAATAATAAAGCATTTCTTGAAATTTCCTCTAAAACAAATCTTGGTAACAACGTAAGGTTCTCTTCGAACGAGCCTCAAATTTCGTTTCTAAAAATTCCAACTTAATGCAGTGTCACAATGCTCTTTTCCTAATTTTTTTCAAACACAATCGATATACCCCTCATTTACTTTACCCTAAAATATTAATTGGAAACACAGCTGGATTCCAGCTCTTCATCCATTAATCAACCTAACACTTTAGCAAGTTTTTGCTTTTGAAGTAAAAGTAAATTCACATTGATGGGTAATGACtcaatttaattattcaatttattattgaaacccaaattattaattataaaagcTCAAACTcacaattaattataaaaacccAAGCCCACTATACACTccaaaaaaatctataaataggaGATGATTCTCATTATTCAAGGGAGGATGATTTATGCTTCAATTTTTTAACTTTCAATTAAtatctttgaattattttctgacttgagcgtcggaatGTCTACGCCGGGCAAACCTCGGCGCCTCTGACGTTTGTTTGTGACACAGGTGATAATCCACAAAGATTTCTCTCCACCAGCTACTTGGACCCATTTACAAACCAGCAGAATAATTCGGATAATCACAATTTTTGGCTACATCACATACCCATTAAGCAAACTAACACTTTTAGCAAGTTTTAGTCTTTTGATGTAAAAAGTTGATAGATGGAGCTaaccattttattaaaatatccaAATTTGTTCGTTCTTGAAATGTCTCTCTTTGTTCAAACAAAGAAGTGTTTCCAGTTCTGTCGGTGCTTGAGACTTGTCAACGAGGCTCTGCATCAAATGGGAATGGATGCCACTTCAGAGCAATGAGAACTAGAAACAATGTCTCCTTGTCTATAATGTTCCTACGAGGCTATGCTCACTCCATATTCCAAGCTTAATGTACCAAGACCCTGTTTAATAACAAATGAACTCTTGCAATTATCGAACTGCGATatttgtgaatatcagtagtcTTTATGGCCACAATTTGTTAGTTGGTGTTCGGTGTTAGTTAGTTTACATAAGTGTTGGTTAGTTTACATAAAAGCGTTAATAAGGATGTCACGTTTTCTATTTTCTCCTTGTATATAAACTCCACAATTGTATACGAGAGTTTTAAGCGGGAATAAGAATTCAATGGTTTCCCTTTCATAAAACAGAATTtcacatggtatcagagcttggAATCGTTGAATAATCAGCGCATATCTGAATTCAATTGAGATTGAGTTCGGAATTTTGCTCACCGCTGGCTTCACGATTGACGATAGCAGaagaaattcaatctgaaatggcTGTGAATCCTAATTTCAATGATGCGTTGTTTCTACATCCTTCGGACACTCCAGGTACGAATCTTGTTAGTGATAAGTTGATAGGTACTGAGAATTACGGTGTATGGAATCGTGCGATGTTAATTGCGTTGCGCGCAAAGAATAATATAGGATTTATTGATGGCACTTGTAAACGCTCCAATGCTGGATCTCCTACAGCACAACAATGGGAGATGTGTAATGCTCTGGTCCTATCTTGGATCATCAATACAGTTTCGAAAGATATATTTCGAGGCATTGTGTACGCCACTGAAGCGTATGTGGTTTGGTCTGACCTAAAAGAACAATTTGACAAGGTAAATGGATCACGAATTTTTGCATTGCATCGAGAAATCGGAAGGCTCACACAAGGAGACAGTACGATTTTCGTTTATTTTTGCAAGCTGAAACAATTATGGGATGAATATTCCTCCTTGGTGACTCTGCCGTCCGGTGAATGTGCAACATCTAGAACATATATTGAACATGATCAACATCAACGATTACTTCAGTTTTTGATGGGATTAAATGAGAGCTATCTTCAAATCCGAAGTCAAATTCTCATGATGACTCCTCTACCAACTGTGGGACAAGCATTTTCAATAATATCACAAGAAGAGTCTCATCGAGCAATGATTTCTGTGGAAGCTCCAGTTGCAGTGTTTTTCTCTCATCAAAGTCGAAGAGATCCACAACAGAAAGAGGTCCTCAAATGCGACTATTGTAATTGGAATGGTCACACGCGAGCTACTTGCTATCGACTCAATGGATATCCCCCTGGACATAAAATGTTTAAGCCTCAAGGTAAATGTGTTCCTCAGAAAACCTTCATGAAGAATAGAAGGCAACAACTTGATGCAAATGCGATTGAGTGAGAATCATATGGTATGACAGCAAAGGCAGCACATGATTCTCCAATTTTCAGTCAAGCTCAATATGCTGAAATTTTGAAGCTCCTGGAGAAATGTAAAGTTGAAGCTCCTAGTGAACCTATGGTGAATATGGCAGGTACAGGGCAGAAAGGATCATCTTTGTTATCTCATTTCACAAAGGTTCCTTGGATAATATACACTGGTGCAAGTGAGCACATGGTAGGAGATTCTTTAACCTTGCAAAATTCTGAATCCATAGCTAACTCCTCTGGGACAGTTAGTTTGCCAAATGGGAGTAAGATTTCCATCAGTAAAATAGGTTCCATAGCCCTTACCAATTCCATCATGCTGAGCAAAGTGTTGCAAGTTCCTGATTTTAGATTTAACTTGCTTTCTATATCTAGACTCACCAAAGAACATCACGGTTATGTTACATTTTACCCCAATTTTTGTATGTTTCAGGACCTCAAGACTTGACAGATAATGGGGATTGGTAGAGAGCGGAATGGACTTTATCACTTGGACAACACAAACTCTGGTTTTTGTTCGTTATCTCATTTTCCTATCTCTAGTTTTAAGCCACAGTGTAATACGTTGATACTTGATAACACACTGGTTTGTTCATCTGTAAGTGACTCACTTTGGCACCAACGTTTGGGTCATATATTTGTTGATCGAATGAAACTTTTACCTTTCATATCCACATGTGATTCTATGCCTCATTGCTCTATATGTCCACAAGCAA is part of the Primulina tabacum isolate GXHZ01 chromosome 18, ASM2559414v2, whole genome shotgun sequence genome and encodes:
- the LOC142533163 gene encoding secretory carrier-associated membrane protein 4-like; its protein translation is MNRRNDPNPFDEEEPEVNPFSNGGAAAASKSRIPKAVASTLGFGQKHDATVDIPLDTMNNSKSKEKELASWEADLNRRERDIKRREDAVSSAGVTVDDKNWPPFFPIIHHDISKEIPVHAQRLQYLAFASWLGIVLCLSFNVLAVIVCWVQGGGVKIFFLAMIYALMGCPLSYVLWYRPLYRAMRTDSALKFGWFFLFYLLHIAFCIFAAIAPPVVFRGKSLTGILAAIDVFSDHVLAGIFFLVGFALFCIESLLSLWVVQKVYMYFRGNK
- the LOC142532452 gene encoding uncharacterized protein LOC142532452; the protein is MAVNPNFNDALFLHPSDTPGTNLVSDKLIGTENYGVWNRAMLIALRAKNNIGFIDGTCKRSNAGSPTAQQWEMCNALVLSWIINTVSKDIFRGIVYATEAYVVWSDLKEQFDKVNGSRIFALHREIGRLTQGDSTIFVYFCKLKQLWDEYSSLVTLPSGECATSRTYIEHDQHQRLLQFLMGLNESYLQIRSQILMMTPLPTVGQAFSIISQEESHRAMISVEAPVAVFFSHQSRRDPQQKEVLKCDYCNWNGHTRATCYRLNGYPPGHKMFKPQGKCVPQKTFMKNRRQQLDANAIE